The following proteins come from a genomic window of Sorghum bicolor cultivar BTx623 chromosome 3, Sorghum_bicolor_NCBIv3, whole genome shotgun sequence:
- the LOC110433593 gene encoding uncharacterized protein LOC110433593 produces MDHRPSWRRTFSLSLQLKRLTSHRQPHALIAPPRANARANRPPSRDPSPSPHTQPSWPPAKLPRRIPSPTPHPLSLSSISLLRPATDVAPPAVGALGQLPPMDDNDLATPTHGTSTGSTTEMPSGSRHRAAKRWRRRPWSSTSTTAGRRLPRSTARGKVPVGSLAPAPAVPRSIASSLEIGVPDCRGPNTSQAINAYRRTPGGRVRRGPQ; encoded by the exons ATGGACCACAGGCCATCGTGGAGACGGACATTTtctttatctctacaactaaaaagactcaCAAGTCATCGTCAGCCCCACGCGCTAATCGCCCCCCCTCGCGCTAATGCTCGCGCTAATCGCCCCCCCTCCCGCGACCCATCGCCCTCCCCCCACACGCAACCGTCGTGGCCTCCAGCTAAACTCCCACGCCGCATCCCCTCTCCCACGCCGCATCCCCTCTCGCTGTCCTCCATCTCCCTCCTGCGGCCGGCCACCGACGTCGCGCCTCCCGCCGTGGGAGCCCTAGGCCAGCTGCCGCCTATGGATGACAACGACCTGGCCACACCTACCCATGGTACCTCCACTGGATCTACGACCGAGATGCCGTCTGGAAGTCGTCATCGAGCAGCGAAGAGGTGGAGGCGGCGCCCGTGGTCTTCCACCTCGACCACGGCGGGGAGACGCCTTCCACGATCAACAGCGAGAGGCAAGGTCCCAGTCGGCTCCCTTGCCCCAGCCCCGGCGGTTCCTAGGTCAATCGCCTCATCTTTGGAGATCGGTGTCCCAGACTGTCGTGGCCCCAACACCTC CCAGGCCATCAATGCCTACCGCCGGACACCGGGAGGCAGAGTGCGAAGAGGCCCTCAATGA
- the LOC110433592 gene encoding uncharacterized protein LOC110433592 isoform X2, producing the protein MSPLKHDVGLLRWSYIIFILVAMYEQLPLKHVENNCSQARRSLAGLHARPASPTRSLPFPYQPHTTPEQPWFDPSKKENKPRLRIHHAPVFLLLVWIMIFDLALDPNLVFQEYTVVFIAYSMHWIRRLAKGEQFSYFSLFHWPKCNELGEFASTSSGQQCYMPLSSLPVLATEQILFNQVMSMSPFQCGKRPFRRNTENNDYLLWKKFLEMTQTLVEILL; encoded by the exons ATGTCACCCTTAAAACATGATGTCGGCCTACTGAGGTGGTCATACATTATTTTTATTCTCGTTGCAATGTACGAGCAGTTACCTCTAAAACATGTCGAAAATAATTGTTCACAGGCGAGGCGATCCCTAGCTGGCTTGCATGCCCGCCCGGCATCGCCCACGCGCTCGCTCCCGTTCCCGTACCAGCCCCACACCACGCCCGAGCAGCCATGGTTTGATCcctcaaaaaaagaaaacaaacccAGGCTCCGCATCCACCACGCCCCTGTT TTCTTACTGCTTGTTTGGATCATGATTTTTGACTTGGCGCTCGATCCAAACCTGGTATTTCAG GAGTATACTGTGGTGTTCATCGCTTATTCAATGCACTGGATAAGAAGGCTTGCTAAAGGGGAACAGTTTTCATACTTCAGTTTATTTCATTGGCCAAAATGTAATGAACTTGGTGAGTTTGCCAGCACATCTAGCGGCCAGCAATGTTACATGCCTTTGTCAAGCCTGCCTGTCCTCGCCACCGAACAG ATTCTATTCAATCAAGTCATGAGCATGAGTCCTTTTCAATGTGGAAAAAGGCCATTCAGAAGGAACACAGAAAACAATGATTATCTTTTGTGGAAGAAGTTCTTGGAAATGACCCAAACATTAGTGGAGATTTTATTGTGA
- the LOC110433592 gene encoding uncharacterized protein LOC110433592 isoform X1, with amino-acid sequence MSPLKHDVGLLRWSYIIFILVAMYEQLPLKHVENNCSQARRSLAGLHARPASPTRSLPFPYQPHTTPEQPWFDPSKKENKPRLRIHHAPVFLLLVWIMIFDLALDPNLVFQVHKLNRLGGWKGCAFNLIPSAFIMLAKGEQFSYFSLFHWPKCNELGEFASTSSGQQCYMPLSSLPVLATEQILFNQVMSMSPFQCGKRPFRRNTENNDYLLWKKFLEMTQTLVEILL; translated from the exons ATGTCACCCTTAAAACATGATGTCGGCCTACTGAGGTGGTCATACATTATTTTTATTCTCGTTGCAATGTACGAGCAGTTACCTCTAAAACATGTCGAAAATAATTGTTCACAGGCGAGGCGATCCCTAGCTGGCTTGCATGCCCGCCCGGCATCGCCCACGCGCTCGCTCCCGTTCCCGTACCAGCCCCACACCACGCCCGAGCAGCCATGGTTTGATCcctcaaaaaaagaaaacaaacccAGGCTCCGCATCCACCACGCCCCTGTT TTCTTACTGCTTGTTTGGATCATGATTTTTGACTTGGCGCTCGATCCAAACCTGGTATTTCAG GTGCACAAGCTCAACAGGCTCGGAGGCTGGAAGGGCTGTGCTTTCAATTTGATTCCTTCCGCATTCATTAT GCTTGCTAAAGGGGAACAGTTTTCATACTTCAGTTTATTTCATTGGCCAAAATGTAATGAACTTGGTGAGTTTGCCAGCACATCTAGCGGCCAGCAATGTTACATGCCTTTGTCAAGCCTGCCTGTCCTCGCCACCGAACAG ATTCTATTCAATCAAGTCATGAGCATGAGTCCTTTTCAATGTGGAAAAAGGCCATTCAGAAGGAACACAGAAAACAATGATTATCTTTTGTGGAAGAAGTTCTTGGAAATGACCCAAACATTAGTGGAGATTTTATTGTGA
- the LOC110433592 gene encoding uncharacterized protein LOC110433592 isoform X3 translates to MSPLKHDVGLLRWSYIIFILVAMYEQLPLKHVENNCSQARRSLAGLHARPASPTRSLPFPYQPHTTPEQPWFDPSKKENKPRLRIHHAPVFLLLVWIMIFDLALDPNLVFQVHKLNRLGGWKGCAFNLIPSAFIITSSGQQCYMPLSSLPVLATEQILFNQVMSMSPFQCGKRPFRRNTENNDYLLWKKFLEMTQTLVEILL, encoded by the exons ATGTCACCCTTAAAACATGATGTCGGCCTACTGAGGTGGTCATACATTATTTTTATTCTCGTTGCAATGTACGAGCAGTTACCTCTAAAACATGTCGAAAATAATTGTTCACAGGCGAGGCGATCCCTAGCTGGCTTGCATGCCCGCCCGGCATCGCCCACGCGCTCGCTCCCGTTCCCGTACCAGCCCCACACCACGCCCGAGCAGCCATGGTTTGATCcctcaaaaaaagaaaacaaacccAGGCTCCGCATCCACCACGCCCCTGTT TTCTTACTGCTTGTTTGGATCATGATTTTTGACTTGGCGCTCGATCCAAACCTGGTATTTCAG GTGCACAAGCTCAACAGGCTCGGAGGCTGGAAGGGCTGTGCTTTCAATTTGATTCCTTCCGCATTCATTAT CACATCTAGCGGCCAGCAATGTTACATGCCTTTGTCAAGCCTGCCTGTCCTCGCCACCGAACAG ATTCTATTCAATCAAGTCATGAGCATGAGTCCTTTTCAATGTGGAAAAAGGCCATTCAGAAGGAACACAGAAAACAATGATTATCTTTTGTGGAAGAAGTTCTTGGAAATGACCCAAACATTAGTGGAGATTTTATTGTGA
- the LOC110433592 gene encoding uncharacterized protein LOC110433592 isoform X4 has protein sequence MSPLKHDVGLLRWSYIIFILVAMYEQLPLKHVENNCSQARRSLAGLHARPASPTRSLPFPYQPHTTPEQPWFDPSKKENKPRLRIHHAPVFLLLVWIMIFDLALDPNLVFQVHKLNRLGGWKGCAFNLIPSAFIIFHTSVYFIGQNVMNLVSLPAHLAASNVTCLCQACLSSPPNRFYSIKS, from the exons ATGTCACCCTTAAAACATGATGTCGGCCTACTGAGGTGGTCATACATTATTTTTATTCTCGTTGCAATGTACGAGCAGTTACCTCTAAAACATGTCGAAAATAATTGTTCACAGGCGAGGCGATCCCTAGCTGGCTTGCATGCCCGCCCGGCATCGCCCACGCGCTCGCTCCCGTTCCCGTACCAGCCCCACACCACGCCCGAGCAGCCATGGTTTGATCcctcaaaaaaagaaaacaaacccAGGCTCCGCATCCACCACGCCCCTGTT TTCTTACTGCTTGTTTGGATCATGATTTTTGACTTGGCGCTCGATCCAAACCTGGTATTTCAG GTGCACAAGCTCAACAGGCTCGGAGGCTGGAAGGGCTGTGCTTTCAATTTGATTCCTTCCGCATTCATTAT TTTTCATACTTCAGTTTATTTCATTGGCCAAAATGTAATGAACTTGGTGAGTTTGCCAGCACATCTAGCGGCCAGCAATGTTACATGCCTTTGTCAAGCCTGCCTGTCCTCGCCACCGAACAG ATTCTATTCAATCAAGTCATGA